A region from the Nonlabens sp. YIK11 genome encodes:
- a CDS encoding YihY/virulence factor BrkB family protein, which produces MNTETVSEEKFSFKHLPKLLWESAKQWNQDDVWQLSASIAYYAILSLPGLLIILISLVGLIWDQDIATGRLTSNLSALIGWDAAEYINEMLKATEKDNGLVASLVGLATLLFGATGLFYQLQISLNKIWRLKINPKTPWWKILTDRAKSFGFILVVGFLILISFILSAMIGVLQDVIQDNFADYLVYVAYILNFFIALGIISVLFGLMFRYLPDANVKWKMIWPGAIITGLLFELGKFMLELYFTNSSPASAYGAAGIIVLLLLWVSYSALILFFGAEFVKIYAQRYDQGIFPNSKALKYREEVVEIEVHHPKNSKTT; this is translated from the coding sequence ATGAATACCGAGACCGTTTCAGAAGAAAAATTCTCCTTTAAGCATTTGCCTAAATTACTTTGGGAAAGTGCCAAACAATGGAATCAAGATGATGTGTGGCAACTTTCTGCCAGTATCGCTTATTATGCCATTCTTTCCTTGCCGGGATTGCTTATCATATTAATCAGTCTGGTAGGTTTGATCTGGGATCAAGATATTGCTACCGGTAGATTGACCAGTAACCTTTCTGCACTTATAGGTTGGGACGCGGCAGAATATATCAACGAGATGCTCAAGGCAACGGAAAAGGATAATGGACTGGTCGCCTCACTTGTTGGTCTAGCGACCTTACTTTTTGGTGCCACAGGTCTTTTTTATCAATTACAAATCTCACTCAACAAGATCTGGAGACTTAAAATCAATCCTAAAACGCCATGGTGGAAGATCCTGACGGACCGTGCGAAAAGTTTTGGTTTCATACTCGTCGTGGGATTCCTCATTTTGATAAGTTTTATACTCTCTGCGATGATAGGTGTGCTGCAGGATGTGATCCAGGACAACTTTGCAGATTACCTCGTGTATGTCGCCTACATACTCAACTTTTTTATTGCGCTGGGTATCATTTCTGTGCTTTTTGGGTTGATGTTTAGATACCTGCCAGATGCCAATGTCAAGTGGAAGATGATCTGGCCTGGAGCCATTATCACAGGTTTGCTTTTTGAGCTGGGTAAATTCATGTTGGAGCTTTATTTTACCAATTCCTCACCAGCAAGTGCATATGGAGCCGCAGGTATTATCGTCCTGCTATTGCTTTGGGTCTCCTATAGTGCGCTTATACTTTTCTTTGGCGCAGAGTTTGTCAAAATCTATGCGCAGCGCTACGATCAAGGCATTTTCCCCAACAGCAAAGCCCTAAAATATCGCGAGGAAGTGGTCGAGATCGAGGTCCATCATCCCAAAAACTCTAAAACGACTTAG
- a CDS encoding pyridoxamine 5'-phosphate oxidase family protein, with the protein MSTKNLSNDEAQQKYKKMVESIDFAMMLTHLDQTPLHAIPMSTKRVDDNGTTYFLSNADSEHNANIESDSRCQLLYSEKHSMEFLSVYGKAVITRDKALIHDLYSSSDDNWFDGNDDPNITVITFHPEEGHYWDSKSNALVSLFKMGYGAITGEKMDVGESGSLDNI; encoded by the coding sequence ATGAGCACAAAAAATTTATCCAACGACGAGGCACAACAGAAATATAAAAAAATGGTAGAAAGCATCGATTTTGCCATGATGCTAACACATTTAGACCAGACACCACTGCACGCGATACCTATGAGTACCAAGCGAGTGGATGACAATGGAACCACATATTTCCTGAGCAATGCAGACAGTGAACACAATGCCAATATTGAAAGCGATTCCAGATGTCAATTGCTGTATTCTGAAAAGCACTCCATGGAATTTTTAAGTGTCTATGGAAAGGCCGTGATAACACGTGACAAGGCTTTGATTCATGATTTATATTCTTCAAGTGATGACAATTGGTTTGATGGTAACGATGATCCTAATATTACGGTGATTACGTTCCACCCAGAAGAAGGTCACTATTGGGATTCAAAATCCAATGCTTTGGTGAGCTTATTCAAAATGGGCTATGGCGCCATCACTGGTGAAAAAATGGATGTAGGTGAATCTGGTAGTCTTGATAATATCTAG
- a CDS encoding glutamate synthase subunit beta, with protein sequence MGKITGFLEYERIDEPAVQPDERVKNYKEFKIPLEEEKLKSQGARCMDCGIPFCHSGCPLGNLIPDFNDAVYKGKWKEASRILHSTNNFPEFTGRLCPAPCEEACVLGINEDPVSIENIEKNIVETAFKEGWIEAHPPKNRTDKKVAVIGSGPAGLAAAQQLNRAGHDVTVYERDAKVGGLLRYGIPDFKMEKHVIDRRIAVMKDEGIKFKVNAHVGDNVSVETLKADYDSIVLCGGATVRRNIPIPGSHLKGVVQAMDFLKANNQYVDNLCDFEGIIQATGKNVIVIGGGDTGSDCIGTSNRHGAKSVTNFEILDKPTEGRPANQPWPYWPMRLRTSSSHKEGVERVFSVSTKEFIGNKDGELTGLKTVEVEWIFKDGERPELKELPGTEKLWDCDLALLALGFTGSEKTLADQFGLEMDFRTNIKATVKDYATNVPGIFTAGDMRRGQSLIVWAISEGRQAAHHVDKYLMGSSSLPLKDDNDLPRV encoded by the coding sequence ATGGGAAAGATCACAGGATTTTTAGAGTACGAACGTATTGATGAGCCAGCGGTGCAGCCGGATGAGCGTGTCAAAAATTACAAGGAATTTAAAATACCACTTGAAGAAGAAAAATTAAAGAGCCAAGGAGCTCGCTGTATGGATTGTGGGATACCATTTTGCCATAGTGGTTGCCCCTTAGGAAACCTCATTCCAGATTTTAACGATGCCGTATATAAGGGTAAATGGAAAGAGGCATCGCGCATATTACATTCCACAAACAATTTTCCAGAATTTACGGGACGACTTTGCCCTGCACCTTGTGAGGAAGCTTGCGTATTAGGTATCAATGAAGACCCTGTAAGTATTGAAAATATTGAGAAAAATATTGTTGAAACAGCCTTTAAGGAAGGTTGGATTGAAGCCCATCCACCAAAAAATAGAACTGACAAAAAAGTGGCTGTCATAGGTTCTGGTCCTGCAGGACTTGCTGCCGCACAGCAATTGAATCGTGCTGGACACGATGTCACCGTTTATGAGCGTGATGCTAAAGTGGGTGGTCTATTGAGGTACGGTATTCCAGATTTTAAAATGGAGAAGCACGTGATCGACAGACGTATTGCGGTGATGAAGGATGAAGGCATCAAGTTTAAAGTCAATGCGCATGTTGGTGACAACGTTAGTGTAGAAACTTTAAAAGCAGATTACGACTCCATCGTTCTTTGTGGTGGAGCCACAGTAAGAAGAAATATTCCCATTCCTGGTAGCCATCTTAAAGGTGTGGTTCAGGCTATGGACTTCTTAAAAGCTAATAACCAATATGTGGACAATTTGTGCGACTTTGAAGGCATCATTCAAGCGACAGGTAAAAATGTCATCGTTATAGGTGGTGGTGATACCGGATCTGATTGTATAGGTACCAGTAACCGCCATGGTGCTAAAAGCGTGACCAACTTTGAAATTCTAGACAAGCCTACTGAAGGTCGCCCTGCAAACCAACCTTGGCCCTATTGGCCCATGCGCCTGCGCACCTCTTCTTCTCATAAAGAAGGTGTAGAACGTGTTTTTAGTGTTTCTACCAAAGAATTTATAGGTAACAAAGATGGAGAGCTTACGGGATTAAAAACCGTTGAGGTCGAATGGATTTTCAAAGATGGTGAACGACCTGAATTGAAAGAATTGCCTGGAACCGAAAAACTATGGGATTGTGATCTTGCTTTATTGGCTTTAGGTTTCACTGGCTCAGAAAAAACTCTGGCAGATCAATTTGGTCTCGAGATGGATTTTAGAACCAACATCAAGGCTACCGTCAAAGATTATGCGACTAACGTTCCTGGAATATTTACCGCTGGAGATATGCGTAGAGGTCAATCATTGATCGTATGGGCCATTTCTGAAGGCCGTCAGGCAGCACATCACGTAGATAAGTATTTGATGGGAAGTTCTAGCTTACCGCTTAAAGATGACAACGATTTACCACGCGTTTAG
- a CDS encoding DUF3140 domain-containing protein gives MADYDKEEVWDEFQTKQNMTSKELEDWLETDESKNAGKEMDNGETIGHSSGRSILKIKSKNKSDLTRANWDKINETVGYYHQNLHESQKPSSDVETSPWYYALKNWGHDALK, from the coding sequence ATGGCAGATTACGATAAAGAAGAAGTTTGGGATGAATTTCAAACCAAACAAAATATGACGAGTAAAGAGTTGGAAGACTGGTTGGAAACTGACGAGTCTAAAAACGCTGGAAAGGAAATGGACAATGGTGAGACCATAGGTCATTCTAGTGGTCGTAGTATTTTGAAAATCAAGAGTAAAAACAAATCTGACCTGACTAGGGCGAACTGGGATAAGATCAATGAAACTGTAGGTTACTATCATCAGAACTTGCATGAATCCCAAAAGCCAAGCAGTGATGTGGAAACCAGCCCATGGTACTATGCCCTTAAAAATTGGGGACATGACGCTTTAAAATAA
- the nhaD gene encoding sodium:proton antiporter NhaD — MYIAIIIVFVLGYLGIAMEHSLKIDKAAIALLTGTLCWVLFVYGADSLIPQIEASESTSWIDEQLKEHLGEIGEILFFLMGAMTIVEIIDAHEGFSIITDRITTTHRVKLLWILGILTFFLSAALDNLTTAIVMAALLRKMIKDKKDLWMFAGILIIAANAGGAWSPIGDVTTIMLWIGGQVTASNIITQIFIPSMVCLLVPLLIMSFRFKGNIESAHKTSHEVVPVTNYEKKVVFFVGIGVLLFVPVFKSLTGLPPFLGILFGLGIVWILTELIHKSKAAKHKHSLTIAGVLRRIDTPSILFFLGILIAVGSLQSAGHLVDLATVLDENFNNIYAVNAAIGVLSSIVDNVPLVAAAMGMYSLETYPVDNTFWELLAYCAGTGGSILIIGSAAGVAIMGILKIDFMWYLKNISLLALVGYIAGILAFMLLN, encoded by the coding sequence ATGTACATCGCAATTATTATCGTTTTTGTTTTAGGCTATTTGGGAATTGCCATGGAGCATTCCCTTAAAATTGATAAAGCCGCCATTGCACTGCTTACAGGCACCCTTTGTTGGGTGCTTTTCGTTTATGGGGCAGATTCCCTGATCCCTCAAATAGAAGCTTCAGAATCTACCAGCTGGATTGATGAGCAACTTAAAGAGCACCTGGGAGAAATAGGTGAAATACTTTTCTTCCTGATGGGTGCGATGACTATTGTAGAGATCATCGATGCTCATGAAGGTTTCTCTATTATTACAGATAGAATCACAACCACGCACAGGGTGAAGCTATTGTGGATATTGGGAATACTAACTTTTTTCCTTTCGGCAGCGTTGGACAATTTGACAACAGCCATTGTCATGGCCGCCTTGCTGCGCAAAATGATCAAAGACAAAAAAGATCTTTGGATGTTTGCTGGAATACTCATCATCGCCGCTAATGCTGGTGGCGCCTGGTCACCTATTGGTGATGTCACCACGATCATGTTATGGATAGGTGGTCAAGTAACAGCTTCTAACATCATAACCCAAATCTTTATACCTAGTATGGTTTGTTTGCTGGTTCCATTATTGATCATGTCCTTTAGATTTAAGGGGAACATTGAATCTGCTCACAAAACCTCTCATGAGGTCGTGCCAGTGACCAATTATGAAAAGAAAGTGGTTTTCTTCGTTGGAATAGGCGTTCTCTTATTTGTTCCGGTTTTTAAAAGTCTAACGGGACTACCACCGTTTTTGGGAATATTATTCGGTTTAGGGATTGTGTGGATTCTAACGGAGCTTATTCATAAATCCAAAGCAGCAAAACACAAACATTCTCTAACCATTGCTGGTGTCTTGCGCAGGATCGATACGCCTAGCATCCTGTTTTTCCTAGGGATTTTGATCGCGGTAGGCAGTTTACAGTCTGCTGGGCATCTGGTAGATCTGGCAACGGTTCTGGATGAGAATTTCAACAATATCTATGCGGTGAACGCAGCTATAGGCGTGCTGTCCTCTATTGTGGATAACGTCCCATTAGTAGCCGCAGCCATGGGAATGTATTCTCTGGAGACCTATCCTGTGGACAACACCTTTTGGGAACTTCTTGCCTATTGTGCCGGTACCGGTGGCAGTATTTTGATTATAGGATCTGCGGCTGGCGTGGCGATTATGGGAATTCTTAAGATCGATTTTATGTGGTATCTCAAGAACATTAGTTTACTAGCGTTAGTTGGTTATATCGCTGGTATTCTTGCTTTTATGCTTTTGAATTAG
- a CDS encoding protein adenylyltransferase SelO: protein MKSLQPSSFSNELTADPSRVLEPRKVSQSHYSLVDCQQFKNPELIHVSKELSQELGYNKSDLETEEFKNLVVGKGDYHDKSFAMNYGGHQFGNWAGQLGDGRAINIGEIENDQKIWQLQLKGAGPTPYSRRGDGYAVLRSSIREHLCSEAMHYLGIPTTRSLSLAVTGEQVYRDMFYDGNAAYEKGAVVCRVAPSFIRFGNFQIFAANGEIKELQQLVDYTIRHHFPHIDAKDPDKYITFFQEVATSTLTTIMHWQRVGFVHGVMNTDNLSILGLTIDYGPYGWLDDYDPNWTPNTTDNQHKRYRYGAQPEIGLWNLWQLANALFPLIEDAKALERVLDSYKVSYPIQRRQMMQAKLGLQTYEPQDESLFEELLELLVAHETDMTLFYRELITVDHTTNADGAWQTISKSYYDIEDMPAPIQNRWMDWLNLYVKRLEKESAFAKARTKQMQQTNPKYVLRNYIAQMVIDQAEAGNYKMLNKVNEMLKNPYDDQPSMDHWYVKRPDWARKKPGSSQLSCSS from the coding sequence ATGAAGTCATTACAGCCATCATCCTTTTCAAACGAACTCACAGCAGACCCGTCTAGGGTTTTAGAACCTAGAAAAGTTTCTCAATCGCACTATAGCCTTGTCGATTGCCAGCAATTCAAAAATCCTGAATTGATTCATGTGAGCAAAGAATTGTCTCAGGAATTAGGTTACAATAAAAGCGATCTGGAAACCGAAGAATTTAAGAATTTGGTGGTTGGTAAAGGCGACTACCATGACAAGTCCTTTGCCATGAATTATGGTGGTCATCAATTTGGGAATTGGGCTGGACAATTGGGTGACGGTAGAGCCATCAACATAGGCGAGATAGAAAATGACCAAAAGATCTGGCAACTGCAGCTCAAAGGCGCTGGACCTACACCTTATTCCAGGCGTGGTGATGGTTATGCCGTCCTTAGATCCAGCATACGTGAGCATTTGTGTAGCGAGGCCATGCATTATCTGGGTATTCCTACCACGAGATCCCTTTCTCTTGCCGTTACCGGCGAGCAGGTATATAGAGACATGTTTTATGATGGCAATGCCGCCTATGAGAAAGGTGCAGTAGTCTGTCGTGTGGCTCCATCATTTATACGTTTTGGAAATTTTCAGATTTTTGCTGCAAATGGTGAGATCAAGGAACTGCAGCAGCTGGTGGATTATACGATCCGTCATCACTTCCCTCATATTGATGCTAAAGATCCCGATAAATACATCACATTTTTTCAGGAAGTTGCTACATCCACATTGACCACCATCATGCACTGGCAACGCGTTGGTTTTGTGCATGGCGTCATGAATACGGACAATCTATCCATTCTGGGATTGACAATTGATTATGGGCCATACGGCTGGCTGGATGATTATGATCCCAACTGGACGCCCAACACTACAGATAATCAGCATAAACGCTATCGATATGGCGCACAGCCAGAAATCGGTCTCTGGAATCTATGGCAGTTGGCTAATGCCTTATTTCCGCTTATTGAGGATGCAAAAGCGCTGGAGCGTGTGCTGGATTCCTATAAAGTGTCTTATCCTATTCAACGTAGGCAAATGATGCAGGCAAAGCTTGGTTTGCAAACCTATGAGCCACAGGATGAGAGCCTTTTTGAGGAATTATTGGAACTGCTCGTGGCACACGAGACTGACATGACCCTTTTCTATAGAGAACTCATCACAGTAGATCATACTACAAACGCTGACGGCGCCTGGCAAACCATTTCCAAAAGCTATTACGACATTGAGGATATGCCTGCACCTATCCAAAACCGTTGGATGGACTGGTTGAATTTATATGTAAAACGCCTTGAAAAAGAGTCCGCTTTCGCGAAAGCGAGAACAAAACAAATGCAGCAAACGAATCCTAAGTATGTGCTGCGCAACTACATCGCGCAAATGGTCATCGATCAAGCCGAAGCTGGGAATTATAAAATGTTGAATAAAGTTAATGAGATGCTCAAAAACCCTTATGACGACCAGCCATCAATGGATCACTGGTATGTGAAACGACCCGATTGGGCAAGAAAAAAACCAGGATCATCGCAATTGAGTTGCAGTAGTTAG
- a CDS encoding FadR/GntR family transcriptional regulator, with protein MRVDKFIINEKASIQKLIIADIKQLINNKNLEPGDKLPSERVLADKFRVPRNIVREAIQKLEFYGLVYSVPQSGTFVANIGVTAMNGMIDDIMDLETPDFKSLVETRILLELKTVCLAAKNRSQEELKNIKAAMEAYQEKVLNGESAVQEDLLFHLAIARASGNTTLRTLMLFITPGIITNFEKHHFCGKDQAIKDISQHEAIYKTIKEQDAVAANAMMKTHFLELYKYCNQNENNQN; from the coding sequence GTGAGAGTAGACAAATTCATAATCAATGAGAAGGCCAGCATCCAGAAATTGATCATTGCAGATATCAAGCAATTGATCAACAATAAAAATCTGGAGCCTGGAGATAAATTGCCGTCTGAAAGAGTACTTGCAGACAAGTTTCGGGTACCCAGAAATATTGTTAGGGAAGCCATTCAAAAATTGGAATTCTATGGACTTGTCTATAGCGTCCCTCAAAGCGGAACCTTTGTAGCAAACATAGGCGTGACCGCGATGAATGGAATGATAGATGATATCATGGACCTGGAAACACCTGATTTCAAATCGCTGGTGGAAACCAGAATTCTGTTGGAGCTTAAAACGGTCTGTCTTGCAGCTAAAAATAGATCGCAGGAAGAATTGAAGAACATCAAAGCAGCGATGGAAGCCTATCAAGAAAAGGTACTCAATGGTGAGAGCGCCGTACAGGAAGACCTGCTTTTCCATCTGGCCATTGCGAGAGCTAGTGGGAACACGACCTTGAGAACCTTGATGTTATTCATAACTCCAGGAATCATTACAAACTTTGAGAAACACCACTTTTGCGGCAAAGACCAGGCGATCAAAGATATAAGCCAGCATGAAGCGATTTATAAGACCATCAAAGAACAAGATGCGGTTGCGGCAAATGCAATGATGAAAACACACTTTTTAGAGCTTTATAAATACTGCAACCAGAACGAAAATAACCAAAACTAA
- a CDS encoding cupin domain-containing protein: MKSFGTSKEFLFDADQEWETVGEGVKRKIMGYDDKIMLVKVHFEKGGVGAMHQHHHSQVTYVESGAFEMTIDGETKKLKTGDSFYIPTNVMHGALCLEAGMLIDVFSPIREDFM, translated from the coding sequence ATGAAATCATTCGGAACAAGTAAAGAGTTTCTTTTTGACGCAGATCAAGAATGGGAAACCGTAGGTGAAGGCGTGAAACGCAAAATAATGGGTTATGACGACAAGATCATGCTTGTAAAAGTGCACTTTGAAAAAGGCGGTGTAGGTGCGATGCACCAGCATCATCATTCTCAAGTGACCTATGTCGAGAGTGGCGCTTTTGAAATGACCATAGATGGCGAGACTAAAAAATTGAAAACTGGCGACAGTTTTTACATTCCAACTAACGTCATGCACGGCGCTTTATGCCTTGAGGCTGGTATGTTGATCGATGTATTCTCGCCAATACGAGAAGATTTTATGTAA